A genomic stretch from Halichoerus grypus chromosome 7, mHalGry1.hap1.1, whole genome shotgun sequence includes:
- the ATP8B2 gene encoding phospholipid-transporting ATPase ID isoform X6: MALCAKKRPPEEERRARANDREYNEKFQYASNCIKTSKYNILTFLPVNLFEQFQEVANTYFLFLLILQLIPQVSSLSWFTTIVPLVLVLAITAVKDATDDYFRHKSDNQVNNRQSQVLINGSLQQEQWMNVCVGDIIKLENNQFVAADLLLLSSSEPHGLCYIETAELDGETNMKVRQAIPVTSELGDISRLAKFDGEVVCEPPNNKLDRFSGTLYWKDSKFPLSNQNMLLRGCVLRNTEWCFGLVVFAGPDTKLMQNSGRTKFKRTSIDRLMNTLVLWIFGFLVCMGVILAIGNAIWEHEVGTRFQAYLPWDEAVDSAFFSGFLSFWSYIIILNTVVPISLYVSVEVIRLGHSYFINWDKKMFCMKKRTPAEARTTTLNEELGQVEYVFSDKTGTLTQNIMVFNKCSISGRSYGDVLDVLGHKAELGESPEPVDFSFNPLADNKFLFWDPTLLEAVKMGDPHTHEFFRLLSLCHTVMSEEKNEGELYYKAQSPDEGALVTAARNFGFVFRSRTPKTITVHEMGTAVTYQLLAILDFNNIRKRMSVIVRNPEGRIRLYCKGADTILLERLHPCTRGLLSTTTDHLNEYAGEGLRTLVLAYKDLDEEYYGEWAQRRLQASLARDSREDRLASVYEEVESDMVLLGATAIEDKLQQGVPETIALLTLANIKIWVLTGDKQETAVNIGYSCKMLTDDMTEVFIVTGHTVLEVREELRKAREKMLDSPHAVGNGFTCPEKRSAKLTSVLEAVAGEYALVINGHSLAHALEADMELEFLETACACKAVICCRVTPLQKAQVVELVKKHKKAVTLAIGDGANDVSMIKTAHIGVGISGQEGIQAVLASDYAFSQFKFLQRLLLVHGRWSYLRMCKFLCYFFYKNFAFTMVHFWFGFFCGFSAQTVYDQYFITLYNIVYTSLPVLAMGVFDQDVPEQRSMEYPKLYEPGQLNLLFNKREFFICIAQGIYTSVLMFFIPYGVFAEATRDDGAQLADYQSFAVTVATSLVIVVSVQIGLDTGYWTAINHFFIWGSLAVYFAILFAMHSNGLFDMFPNQFRFVGNAQNTLAQPTVWLTITLTTVVCIMPVVAFRFLKLSLKPDLSDTVRYTQLVRKKQKAQHRCLRRVGRTSSRRSGYAFSHQEGFGELIMSGKNMRLSSLALASFTTRSSSSWIESLRRKKSDSAGSPSGGADKPLKG; this comes from the exons ATGGCACTGTGTGCAAAAAAGCGCCCCCCAG aagaagaaaggagggctCGAGCCAACGACCGAGAATACAATGAGAAATTCCAGTACGCG AGTAATTGCATCAAGACCTCCAAGTACAATATTCTCACCTTCCTGCCTGTCAACCTCTTTGAGCAGTTCCAGGAGGTCGCCAATACCTACTTCCTGTTCCTTCTCATTCTGCAG TTGATCCCACAGGTGTCCTCCCTTTCCTGGTTCACCACCATCGTGCCTTTGGTTCTGGTCCTCGCCATCACAGCTGTTAAAGATGCTACTGATGACTAT TTCCGCCACAAGAGCGATAACCAGGTGAATAACCGGCAGTCCCAAGTGCTGATCAATGGGAG CCTCCAGCAAGAGCAGTGGATGAATGTCTGTGTTGGCGATATTATCAAGCTGGAAAACAATCAGTTTGTGGCG GCGgatctcctcctcctttccagcAGTGAGCCCCACGGCCTCTGTTACATAGAGACAGCAGAACTTGACGG AGAGACCAACATGAAAGTGCGCCAGGCAATCCCAGTCACCTCGGAGTTGGGAGACATCAGTAGGCTCGCCAAGTTTGATG GTGAGGTGGTCTGCGAGCCTCCCAACAACAAGCTGGACAGGTTCAGTGGGACCCTTTACTGGAAGGACAGCAAGTTCCCCCTGAGCAACCAGAACATGCTGCTGCGGGGCTGTGTGCTGCGCAACACCGAGTGGTGCTTCGGGCTGGTGGTCTTCGCAG GTCCTGACACAAAGCTGATGCAGAACAGTGGCAGGACAAAGTTCAAGAGAACAAGTATTGATCGCCTAATGAATACACTGGTGCTCTGG ATTTTTGGATTCCTGGTCTGCATGGGGGTGATCCTGGCCATTGGCAACGCCATCTGGGAGCACGAGGTCGGGACGCGCTTCCAGGCCTACCTGCCGTGGGATGAGGCGGTGGACAGTGCCTTCTTCTCTGGCTTCCTCTCCTTCTGGTCCTACATCATCATCCTCAACACCGTCGTGCCCATATCACTGTACGTCAG CGTGGAGGTCATCCGCCTGGGCCACAGCTACTTCATCAACTGGGACAAGAAGATGTTCTGCATGAAGAAGCGGACGCCCGCGGAGGCGCGCACTACCACCCTGAACGAGGAGCTGGGCCAGGTGGAGTACGTCTTCTCTGACAAGACGGGCACCCTCACGCAGAACATCATGGTCTTCAACAAGTGCTCCATCAGCGGCCGCAGCTACG GGGACGTGCTCGATGTCCTGGGACACAAAGCCGAATTGGGAGAG AGCCCAGAGCCTGTCGACTTCTCCTTCAACCCTCTGGCCGACAACAAGTTCTTATTTTGGGACCCCACCCTCCTGGAGGCTGTCAAGATGGGGGACCCCCACACGCACGAGTTCTTCCGTCTCCTTTCTCTGTGTCATACTGTCATGTCAGAAGAGAAGAACGAAG GGGAGCTGTACTACAAAGCCCAGTCCCCGGATGAGGGGGCCCTGGTCACCGCGGCCAGGAACTTCGGTTTTGTATTCCGCTCTCGCACCCCCAAAACCATCACTGTCCACGAGATGGGCACAGCCGTCACCTACCAGCTGCTGGCCATCCTGGACTTCAATAACATCCGCAAGCGGATGTCCGTCATCG TGCGAAATCCAGAAGGGCGGATCCGACTGTACTGCAAAGGGGCCGACACGATCCTGCTGGAGAGGCTTCACCCCTGCACCCGGGGGCTGCTCAGCACCACCACCGACCACCTGAAT GAATACGCCGGGGAGGGGCTGAGGACCCTGGTTCTGGCCTACAAGGATCTGGACGAAGAGTACTATGGGGAGTGGGCCCAGAGACGGCTCCAAGCCAGCCTGGCCCGGGACAGCCGGGAGGACAGGCTGGCCAGCGTGTACGAGGAGGTGGAGAGCGACATGGTG CTGCTGGGCGCAACAGCCATTGAGGACAAGCTCCAGCAGGGGGTCCCAGAGACCATTGCCCTCCTGACGCTGGCCAACATCAAGATTTGGGTGCTGACCGGAGATAAGCAAG AGACGGCCGTGAACATCGGCTATTCTTGCAAGATGCTGACGGACGACATGACAGAGGTGTTCATTGTCACCGGCCACACCGTCCTCGAAGTGCGGGAGGAGCTCAG GAAAGCCCGGGAGAAGATGTTGGACTCGCCCCACGCTGTGGGAAACGGCTTCACCTGCCCGGAGAAGCGTTCTGCCAAACTCACTTCTGTCCTGGAGGCTGTTGCCGGGGAGTACGCCCTGGTCATCAATGGGCACAGCCTG GCCCATGCGCTGGAGGCGGACATGGAGCTGGAGTTCCTGGAGACGGCCTGTGCCTGCAAAGCTGTCATCTGCTGCCGGGTGACCCCTTTGCAGAAGGCCCAGGTGGTGGAGCTGGTTAAGAAGCACAAGAAAGCCGTGACCCTCGCCATCGGGGACGGAGCCAACGACGTCAGCATGATCAAGA CGGCTCACATCGGCGTGGGCATCAGCGGCCAGGAGGGCATCCAGGCGGTGCTGGCCTCCGACTACGCCTTCTCCCAGTTCAAGTTCCTGCAGCGCCTCCTGCTGGTGCACGGGCGCTGGTCGTATCTGCGCATGTGCAAGTTCCTCTGCTATTTCTTCTACAAGAACTTCGCCTTCACCATGGTCCACTTCTGGTTTGGCTTCTTCTGCGGCTTCTCCGCCCAG ACCGTCTACGATCAGTATTTTATCACCCTTTACAACATCGTGTACACGTCCCTCCCAGTCCTCGCCATGGGGGTCTTCGACCAG GACGTCCCGGAGCAGCGGAGCATGGAGTACCCCAAGCTGTATGAGCCAGGCCAGCTGAACCTCCTCTTCAACAAGCGGGAGTTCTTCATCTGCATTGCCCAGGGCATCTACACGTCCGTGCTCATGTTCTTCATCCCATACGGCGTGTTTGCTGAGGCCACGCGGGACGACGGCGCCCAGCTGGCCGACTACCAGTCCTTCGCGGTCACCGTGGCGACTTCCCTGGTCATCGTGGTCAGCGTGCAG ATCGGGCTGGACACCGGCTACTGGACGGCTATCAACCACTTCTTCATCTGGGGCAGCCTGGCTGTCTACTTCGCCATCCTGTTTGCCATGCACAGCAATGGGCTCTTCGACATGTTTCCAAACCAGTTCCGGTTTGTGG GCAACGCCCAGAACACCCTAGCCCAGCCCACGGTGTGGCTGACCATCACCCTCACCACCGTCGTCTGCATCATGCCTGTGGTCGCCTTCCGGTTCCTCAAGCTGAGCCTGAAGCCCGATCTCTCAGACACG GTGCGCTACACCCAGCtggtgaggaagaagcagaaggcGCAGCACCGCTGCCTGCGGCGGGTGGGCCGCACCAGTTCCCGGCGCTCGGGCTACGCCTTCTCGCACCAGGAGGGGTTCGGGGAGCTCATCATGTCCGGCAAAAACATGCGGCTCAGCTCCCTGGCTCTGGCCAGCTTTACCACCCGCTCCAGCTCCAGCTGGATTGAGAGCCTGCGCAGGAAGAAGAGTGACAGCGCCGGCAGCCCCAGCGGAGGGGCCGACAAGCCCCTCAAGGGGTGA
- the ATP8B2 gene encoding phospholipid-transporting ATPase ID isoform X4, which translates to MALCAKKRPPEEERRARANDREYNEKFQYASNCIKTSKYNILTFLPVNLFEQFQEVANTYFLFLLILQLIPQVSSLSWFTTIVPLVLVLAITAVKDATDDYFRHKSDNQVNNRQSQVLINGSLQQEQWMNVCVGDIIKLENNQFVAADLLLLSSSEPHGLCYIETAELDGETNMKVRQAIPVTSELGDISRLAKFDGEVVCEPPNNKLDRFSGTLYWKDSKFPLSNQNMLLRGCVLRNTEWCFGLVVFAGPDTKLMQNSGRTKFKRTSIDRLMNTLVLWIFGFLVCMGVILAIGNAIWEHEVGTRFQAYLPWDEAVDSAFFSGFLSFWSYIIILNTVVPISLYVSVEVIRLGHSYFINWDKKMFCMKKRTPAEARTTTLNEELGQVEYVFSDKTGTLTQNIMVFNKCSISGRSYGDVLDVLGHKAELGESPEPVDFSFNPLADNKFLFWDPTLLEAVKMGDPHTHEFFRLLSLCHTVMSEEKNEGELYYKAQSPDEGALVTAARNFGFVFRSRTPKTITVHEMGTAVTYQLLAILDFNNIRKRMSVIVRNPEGRIRLYCKGADTILLERLHPCTRGLLSTTTDHLNEYAGEGLRTLVLAYKDLDEEYYGEWAQRRLQASLARDSREDRLASVYEEVESDMVLLGATAIEDKLQQGVPETIALLTLANIKIWVLTGDKQETAVNIGYSCKMLTDDMTEVFIVTGHTVLEVREELRKAREKMLDSPHAVGNGFTCPEKRSAKLTSVLEAVAGEYALVINGHSLAHALEADMELEFLETACACKAVICCRVTPLQKAQVVELVKKHKKAVTLAIGDGANDVSMIKTAHIGVGISGQEGIQAVLASDYAFSQFKFLQRLLLVHGRWSYLRMCKFLCYFFYKNFAFTMVHFWFGFFCGFSAQTVYDQYFITLYNIVYTSLPVLAMGVFDQDVPEQRSMEYPKLYEPGQLNLLFNKREFFICIAQGIYTSVLMFFIPYGVFAEATRDDGAQLADYQSFAVTVATSLVIVVSVQIGLDTGYWTAINHFFIWGSLAVYFAILFAMHSNGLFDMFPNQFRFVGNAQNTLAQPTVWLTITLTTVVCIMPVVAFRFLKLSLKPDLSDTVRYTQLVRKKQKAQHRCLRRVGRTSSRRSGYAFSHQEGFGELIMSGKNMRLSSLALASFTTRSSSSWIESLRRKKSDSAGSPSGGADKPLKGLTSSWLFPEVNIKEPKYRPRPQGI; encoded by the exons ATGGCACTGTGTGCAAAAAAGCGCCCCCCAG aagaagaaaggagggctCGAGCCAACGACCGAGAATACAATGAGAAATTCCAGTACGCG AGTAATTGCATCAAGACCTCCAAGTACAATATTCTCACCTTCCTGCCTGTCAACCTCTTTGAGCAGTTCCAGGAGGTCGCCAATACCTACTTCCTGTTCCTTCTCATTCTGCAG TTGATCCCACAGGTGTCCTCCCTTTCCTGGTTCACCACCATCGTGCCTTTGGTTCTGGTCCTCGCCATCACAGCTGTTAAAGATGCTACTGATGACTAT TTCCGCCACAAGAGCGATAACCAGGTGAATAACCGGCAGTCCCAAGTGCTGATCAATGGGAG CCTCCAGCAAGAGCAGTGGATGAATGTCTGTGTTGGCGATATTATCAAGCTGGAAAACAATCAGTTTGTGGCG GCGgatctcctcctcctttccagcAGTGAGCCCCACGGCCTCTGTTACATAGAGACAGCAGAACTTGACGG AGAGACCAACATGAAAGTGCGCCAGGCAATCCCAGTCACCTCGGAGTTGGGAGACATCAGTAGGCTCGCCAAGTTTGATG GTGAGGTGGTCTGCGAGCCTCCCAACAACAAGCTGGACAGGTTCAGTGGGACCCTTTACTGGAAGGACAGCAAGTTCCCCCTGAGCAACCAGAACATGCTGCTGCGGGGCTGTGTGCTGCGCAACACCGAGTGGTGCTTCGGGCTGGTGGTCTTCGCAG GTCCTGACACAAAGCTGATGCAGAACAGTGGCAGGACAAAGTTCAAGAGAACAAGTATTGATCGCCTAATGAATACACTGGTGCTCTGG ATTTTTGGATTCCTGGTCTGCATGGGGGTGATCCTGGCCATTGGCAACGCCATCTGGGAGCACGAGGTCGGGACGCGCTTCCAGGCCTACCTGCCGTGGGATGAGGCGGTGGACAGTGCCTTCTTCTCTGGCTTCCTCTCCTTCTGGTCCTACATCATCATCCTCAACACCGTCGTGCCCATATCACTGTACGTCAG CGTGGAGGTCATCCGCCTGGGCCACAGCTACTTCATCAACTGGGACAAGAAGATGTTCTGCATGAAGAAGCGGACGCCCGCGGAGGCGCGCACTACCACCCTGAACGAGGAGCTGGGCCAGGTGGAGTACGTCTTCTCTGACAAGACGGGCACCCTCACGCAGAACATCATGGTCTTCAACAAGTGCTCCATCAGCGGCCGCAGCTACG GGGACGTGCTCGATGTCCTGGGACACAAAGCCGAATTGGGAGAG AGCCCAGAGCCTGTCGACTTCTCCTTCAACCCTCTGGCCGACAACAAGTTCTTATTTTGGGACCCCACCCTCCTGGAGGCTGTCAAGATGGGGGACCCCCACACGCACGAGTTCTTCCGTCTCCTTTCTCTGTGTCATACTGTCATGTCAGAAGAGAAGAACGAAG GGGAGCTGTACTACAAAGCCCAGTCCCCGGATGAGGGGGCCCTGGTCACCGCGGCCAGGAACTTCGGTTTTGTATTCCGCTCTCGCACCCCCAAAACCATCACTGTCCACGAGATGGGCACAGCCGTCACCTACCAGCTGCTGGCCATCCTGGACTTCAATAACATCCGCAAGCGGATGTCCGTCATCG TGCGAAATCCAGAAGGGCGGATCCGACTGTACTGCAAAGGGGCCGACACGATCCTGCTGGAGAGGCTTCACCCCTGCACCCGGGGGCTGCTCAGCACCACCACCGACCACCTGAAT GAATACGCCGGGGAGGGGCTGAGGACCCTGGTTCTGGCCTACAAGGATCTGGACGAAGAGTACTATGGGGAGTGGGCCCAGAGACGGCTCCAAGCCAGCCTGGCCCGGGACAGCCGGGAGGACAGGCTGGCCAGCGTGTACGAGGAGGTGGAGAGCGACATGGTG CTGCTGGGCGCAACAGCCATTGAGGACAAGCTCCAGCAGGGGGTCCCAGAGACCATTGCCCTCCTGACGCTGGCCAACATCAAGATTTGGGTGCTGACCGGAGATAAGCAAG AGACGGCCGTGAACATCGGCTATTCTTGCAAGATGCTGACGGACGACATGACAGAGGTGTTCATTGTCACCGGCCACACCGTCCTCGAAGTGCGGGAGGAGCTCAG GAAAGCCCGGGAGAAGATGTTGGACTCGCCCCACGCTGTGGGAAACGGCTTCACCTGCCCGGAGAAGCGTTCTGCCAAACTCACTTCTGTCCTGGAGGCTGTTGCCGGGGAGTACGCCCTGGTCATCAATGGGCACAGCCTG GCCCATGCGCTGGAGGCGGACATGGAGCTGGAGTTCCTGGAGACGGCCTGTGCCTGCAAAGCTGTCATCTGCTGCCGGGTGACCCCTTTGCAGAAGGCCCAGGTGGTGGAGCTGGTTAAGAAGCACAAGAAAGCCGTGACCCTCGCCATCGGGGACGGAGCCAACGACGTCAGCATGATCAAGA CGGCTCACATCGGCGTGGGCATCAGCGGCCAGGAGGGCATCCAGGCGGTGCTGGCCTCCGACTACGCCTTCTCCCAGTTCAAGTTCCTGCAGCGCCTCCTGCTGGTGCACGGGCGCTGGTCGTATCTGCGCATGTGCAAGTTCCTCTGCTATTTCTTCTACAAGAACTTCGCCTTCACCATGGTCCACTTCTGGTTTGGCTTCTTCTGCGGCTTCTCCGCCCAG ACCGTCTACGATCAGTATTTTATCACCCTTTACAACATCGTGTACACGTCCCTCCCAGTCCTCGCCATGGGGGTCTTCGACCAG GACGTCCCGGAGCAGCGGAGCATGGAGTACCCCAAGCTGTATGAGCCAGGCCAGCTGAACCTCCTCTTCAACAAGCGGGAGTTCTTCATCTGCATTGCCCAGGGCATCTACACGTCCGTGCTCATGTTCTTCATCCCATACGGCGTGTTTGCTGAGGCCACGCGGGACGACGGCGCCCAGCTGGCCGACTACCAGTCCTTCGCGGTCACCGTGGCGACTTCCCTGGTCATCGTGGTCAGCGTGCAG ATCGGGCTGGACACCGGCTACTGGACGGCTATCAACCACTTCTTCATCTGGGGCAGCCTGGCTGTCTACTTCGCCATCCTGTTTGCCATGCACAGCAATGGGCTCTTCGACATGTTTCCAAACCAGTTCCGGTTTGTGG GCAACGCCCAGAACACCCTAGCCCAGCCCACGGTGTGGCTGACCATCACCCTCACCACCGTCGTCTGCATCATGCCTGTGGTCGCCTTCCGGTTCCTCAAGCTGAGCCTGAAGCCCGATCTCTCAGACACG GTGCGCTACACCCAGCtggtgaggaagaagcagaaggcGCAGCACCGCTGCCTGCGGCGGGTGGGCCGCACCAGTTCCCGGCGCTCGGGCTACGCCTTCTCGCACCAGGAGGGGTTCGGGGAGCTCATCATGTCCGGCAAAAACATGCGGCTCAGCTCCCTGGCTCTGGCCAGCTTTACCACCCGCTCCAGCTCCAGCTGGATTGAGAGCCTGCGCAGGAAGAAGAGTGACAGCGCCGGCAGCCCCAGCGGAGGGGCCGACAAGCCCCTCAAGGG CCTCACGTCTTCCTGGCTTTTCCCAGAAGTGAACATCAAGGAGCCTAAGTACAGACCAAGACCGCAAGGAATTTAA
- the ATP8B2 gene encoding phospholipid-transporting ATPase ID isoform X5, with translation MTVPKEMPEKWARAGAPPSWSRKKPSWGTEEERRARANDREYNEKFQYASNCIKTSKYNILTFLPVNLFEQFQEVANTYFLFLLILQLIPQVSSLSWFTTIVPLVLVLAITAVKDATDDYFRHKSDNQVNNRQSQVLINGSLQQEQWMNVCVGDIIKLENNQFVAADLLLLSSSEPHGLCYIETAELDGETNMKVRQAIPVTSELGDISRLAKFDGEVVCEPPNNKLDRFSGTLYWKDSKFPLSNQNMLLRGCVLRNTEWCFGLVVFAGPDTKLMQNSGRTKFKRTSIDRLMNTLVLWIFGFLVCMGVILAIGNAIWEHEVGTRFQAYLPWDEAVDSAFFSGFLSFWSYIIILNTVVPISLYVSVEVIRLGHSYFINWDKKMFCMKKRTPAEARTTTLNEELGQVEYVFSDKTGTLTQNIMVFNKCSISGRSYGDVLDVLGHKAELGESPEPVDFSFNPLADNKFLFWDPTLLEAVKMGDPHTHEFFRLLSLCHTVMSEEKNEGELYYKAQSPDEGALVTAARNFGFVFRSRTPKTITVHEMGTAVTYQLLAILDFNNIRKRMSVIVRNPEGRIRLYCKGADTILLERLHPCTRGLLSTTTDHLNEYAGEGLRTLVLAYKDLDEEYYGEWAQRRLQASLARDSREDRLASVYEEVESDMVLLGATAIEDKLQQGVPETIALLTLANIKIWVLTGDKQETAVNIGYSCKMLTDDMTEVFIVTGHTVLEVREELRKAREKMLDSPHAVGNGFTCPEKRSAKLTSVLEAVAGEYALVINGHSLAHALEADMELEFLETACACKAVICCRVTPLQKAQVVELVKKHKKAVTLAIGDGANDVSMIKTAHIGVGISGQEGIQAVLASDYAFSQFKFLQRLLLVHGRWSYLRMCKFLCYFFYKNFAFTMVHFWFGFFCGFSAQTVYDQYFITLYNIVYTSLPVLAMGVFDQDVPEQRSMEYPKLYEPGQLNLLFNKREFFICIAQGIYTSVLMFFIPYGVFAEATRDDGAQLADYQSFAVTVATSLVIVVSVQIGLDTGYWTAINHFFIWGSLAVYFAILFAMHSNGLFDMFPNQFRFVGNAQNTLAQPTVWLTITLTTVVCIMPVVAFRFLKLSLKPDLSDTVRYTQLVRKKQKAQHRCLRRVGRTSSRRSGYAFSHQEGFGELIMSGKNMRLSSLALASFTTRSSSSWIESLRRKKSDSAGSPSGGADKPLKG, from the exons ATGACGGTCCCCAAGGAGATGCCCGAGAAGTGGGCCCGGGCCGGGGCGCCCCCCTCCTGGAGCAGAAAGAAGCCCTCATGGGGCACAG aagaagaaaggagggctCGAGCCAACGACCGAGAATACAATGAGAAATTCCAGTACGCG AGTAATTGCATCAAGACCTCCAAGTACAATATTCTCACCTTCCTGCCTGTCAACCTCTTTGAGCAGTTCCAGGAGGTCGCCAATACCTACTTCCTGTTCCTTCTCATTCTGCAG TTGATCCCACAGGTGTCCTCCCTTTCCTGGTTCACCACCATCGTGCCTTTGGTTCTGGTCCTCGCCATCACAGCTGTTAAAGATGCTACTGATGACTAT TTCCGCCACAAGAGCGATAACCAGGTGAATAACCGGCAGTCCCAAGTGCTGATCAATGGGAG CCTCCAGCAAGAGCAGTGGATGAATGTCTGTGTTGGCGATATTATCAAGCTGGAAAACAATCAGTTTGTGGCG GCGgatctcctcctcctttccagcAGTGAGCCCCACGGCCTCTGTTACATAGAGACAGCAGAACTTGACGG AGAGACCAACATGAAAGTGCGCCAGGCAATCCCAGTCACCTCGGAGTTGGGAGACATCAGTAGGCTCGCCAAGTTTGATG GTGAGGTGGTCTGCGAGCCTCCCAACAACAAGCTGGACAGGTTCAGTGGGACCCTTTACTGGAAGGACAGCAAGTTCCCCCTGAGCAACCAGAACATGCTGCTGCGGGGCTGTGTGCTGCGCAACACCGAGTGGTGCTTCGGGCTGGTGGTCTTCGCAG GTCCTGACACAAAGCTGATGCAGAACAGTGGCAGGACAAAGTTCAAGAGAACAAGTATTGATCGCCTAATGAATACACTGGTGCTCTGG ATTTTTGGATTCCTGGTCTGCATGGGGGTGATCCTGGCCATTGGCAACGCCATCTGGGAGCACGAGGTCGGGACGCGCTTCCAGGCCTACCTGCCGTGGGATGAGGCGGTGGACAGTGCCTTCTTCTCTGGCTTCCTCTCCTTCTGGTCCTACATCATCATCCTCAACACCGTCGTGCCCATATCACTGTACGTCAG CGTGGAGGTCATCCGCCTGGGCCACAGCTACTTCATCAACTGGGACAAGAAGATGTTCTGCATGAAGAAGCGGACGCCCGCGGAGGCGCGCACTACCACCCTGAACGAGGAGCTGGGCCAGGTGGAGTACGTCTTCTCTGACAAGACGGGCACCCTCACGCAGAACATCATGGTCTTCAACAAGTGCTCCATCAGCGGCCGCAGCTACG GGGACGTGCTCGATGTCCTGGGACACAAAGCCGAATTGGGAGAG AGCCCAGAGCCTGTCGACTTCTCCTTCAACCCTCTGGCCGACAACAAGTTCTTATTTTGGGACCCCACCCTCCTGGAGGCTGTCAAGATGGGGGACCCCCACACGCACGAGTTCTTCCGTCTCCTTTCTCTGTGTCATACTGTCATGTCAGAAGAGAAGAACGAAG GGGAGCTGTACTACAAAGCCCAGTCCCCGGATGAGGGGGCCCTGGTCACCGCGGCCAGGAACTTCGGTTTTGTATTCCGCTCTCGCACCCCCAAAACCATCACTGTCCACGAGATGGGCACAGCCGTCACCTACCAGCTGCTGGCCATCCTGGACTTCAATAACATCCGCAAGCGGATGTCCGTCATCG TGCGAAATCCAGAAGGGCGGATCCGACTGTACTGCAAAGGGGCCGACACGATCCTGCTGGAGAGGCTTCACCCCTGCACCCGGGGGCTGCTCAGCACCACCACCGACCACCTGAAT GAATACGCCGGGGAGGGGCTGAGGACCCTGGTTCTGGCCTACAAGGATCTGGACGAAGAGTACTATGGGGAGTGGGCCCAGAGACGGCTCCAAGCCAGCCTGGCCCGGGACAGCCGGGAGGACAGGCTGGCCAGCGTGTACGAGGAGGTGGAGAGCGACATGGTG CTGCTGGGCGCAACAGCCATTGAGGACAAGCTCCAGCAGGGGGTCCCAGAGACCATTGCCCTCCTGACGCTGGCCAACATCAAGATTTGGGTGCTGACCGGAGATAAGCAAG AGACGGCCGTGAACATCGGCTATTCTTGCAAGATGCTGACGGACGACATGACAGAGGTGTTCATTGTCACCGGCCACACCGTCCTCGAAGTGCGGGAGGAGCTCAG GAAAGCCCGGGAGAAGATGTTGGACTCGCCCCACGCTGTGGGAAACGGCTTCACCTGCCCGGAGAAGCGTTCTGCCAAACTCACTTCTGTCCTGGAGGCTGTTGCCGGGGAGTACGCCCTGGTCATCAATGGGCACAGCCTG GCCCATGCGCTGGAGGCGGACATGGAGCTGGAGTTCCTGGAGACGGCCTGTGCCTGCAAAGCTGTCATCTGCTGCCGGGTGACCCCTTTGCAGAAGGCCCAGGTGGTGGAGCTGGTTAAGAAGCACAAGAAAGCCGTGACCCTCGCCATCGGGGACGGAGCCAACGACGTCAGCATGATCAAGA CGGCTCACATCGGCGTGGGCATCAGCGGCCAGGAGGGCATCCAGGCGGTGCTGGCCTCCGACTACGCCTTCTCCCAGTTCAAGTTCCTGCAGCGCCTCCTGCTGGTGCACGGGCGCTGGTCGTATCTGCGCATGTGCAAGTTCCTCTGCTATTTCTTCTACAAGAACTTCGCCTTCACCATGGTCCACTTCTGGTTTGGCTTCTTCTGCGGCTTCTCCGCCCAG ACCGTCTACGATCAGTATTTTATCACCCTTTACAACATCGTGTACACGTCCCTCCCAGTCCTCGCCATGGGGGTCTTCGACCAG GACGTCCCGGAGCAGCGGAGCATGGAGTACCCCAAGCTGTATGAGCCAGGCCAGCTGAACCTCCTCTTCAACAAGCGGGAGTTCTTCATCTGCATTGCCCAGGGCATCTACACGTCCGTGCTCATGTTCTTCATCCCATACGGCGTGTTTGCTGAGGCCACGCGGGACGACGGCGCCCAGCTGGCCGACTACCAGTCCTTCGCGGTCACCGTGGCGACTTCCCTGGTCATCGTGGTCAGCGTGCAG ATCGGGCTGGACACCGGCTACTGGACGGCTATCAACCACTTCTTCATCTGGGGCAGCCTGGCTGTCTACTTCGCCATCCTGTTTGCCATGCACAGCAATGGGCTCTTCGACATGTTTCCAAACCAGTTCCGGTTTGTGG GCAACGCCCAGAACACCCTAGCCCAGCCCACGGTGTGGCTGACCATCACCCTCACCACCGTCGTCTGCATCATGCCTGTGGTCGCCTTCCGGTTCCTCAAGCTGAGCCTGAAGCCCGATCTCTCAGACACG GTGCGCTACACCCAGCtggtgaggaagaagcagaaggcGCAGCACCGCTGCCTGCGGCGGGTGGGCCGCACCAGTTCCCGGCGCTCGGGCTACGCCTTCTCGCACCAGGAGGGGTTCGGGGAGCTCATCATGTCCGGCAAAAACATGCGGCTCAGCTCCCTGGCTCTGGCCAGCTTTACCACCCGCTCCAGCTCCAGCTGGATTGAGAGCCTGCGCAGGAAGAAGAGTGACAGCGCCGGCAGCCCCAGCGGAGGGGCCGACAAGCCCCTCAAGGGGTGA